TGGAACAAGTAAAAGATGGGACTTGGGTATCTGGGGGATGGCCGCAAGTGTTCACTGACTACTCATTGTCAAAGCTTGCTGCTAATGCTTACACCAGACTAATGGCGAAGATACTTTCAGACAGGCCAGATGGTCATAAGATATATATGAATTGCTATTGCCCAGGTTGGGTGAAGACTGCCATGACCGCATGGGCTGGGCATACGTCTCCACCAGACGCTGCTGATACTGCAGTCTGGCTTGCTCTTCTCCCTGACCAGTTTGTGAGTGGTAAGTTCTTTGCTGAGAGACGTGAGATAAACTTCTAAAAGTGGGCATTGAGGACTAATTCCAGAATCAGctcactttcttttgctttggaACAAGAATGTGATCAAGTGCAGGTTGAAGCAATAATACTGCTTCATGGTAATTATGTTACGATCTGCCTTTGCTTACTGCCCAACTGTCTACTGAAAATTGATATTGCTTATGGGAAACTATAGCTATCGGTATAAATTGTTAAAGTGGCTACCTAGTCTTCAAATTCTGGAGGATGCATCAAAATTGGTGTCTAGTAGTCCAGTTCGGGATAGATTATCTGTGTTTTCATGTACCATTTGTAACTTTGGGATAGTACAGATTAGAGGAGCAGCATTCTGGTACAATTCGTACTCCAGTTTTCTGTAGCTCTGCAGGAGATCATGCTTTGATTAATTGAAATATTCTTTATGGTTTGCAAAGTGATAAAGAAAGAGGCAGATTTCGTAGAGGTCTTAGCTAGCAAATGAAGGGAATGGATGAAGCAACTATGAGTTCTGAGGAGTTCGACttctaaattatatatttttctatgggaaacagcctctctacctctccaggtaggggtaaggtttgcgtactcACTATCCACTACTCTCCTCGGACCCCACCCGTGAAATTATActaggtatgttattgttgttgttatcccAAAGGAATTATGATGTGATCATTTTGAGTCAAATGGTGGGATccatgtgggattgagattttgagatattcttgaattcttattgtaTCTTCTATGATAATTTAGAATTTCTGGTAACCATTTCTAAGACATTTACACGTTTGCATATTTACCTGGTCTGATATTATTGTCCATCGTACGATACGTTTTCTTTTCTGTTCCACAAACCAAAAACTTAAAATTTGGACGGTAACATTATCTTGTATCATGATTTATGTTTTTAATGTGAAGTGATTtttataaaaggatatttataATCTCAATATcaactcatcccatttctattatgATTGTAGACAATTTTGAAATGGAAAGACTTTTTTATAATTCTTGTCGGGTAAATTGATATTTCTTGACTGTATAAAAAATCACTAAATCAAACCACACGTTTTTTTCTAAGTAGAATTCGACACTTTGACCAtggtaaaatatttttcttcgcCGATAAATTTTTCAATTTACACCCTTCTCAGCCGTGAGTTAATCAAAAATATCCTTTTTACCTCACACAAGGTAGAAGTAAGATCTGCGTATATTCCATACTCATTCTACCTCACATAAGGTTGAAGTAAGGTCTGCATACTTTTCATCCTTTGCGGACTCTATTTGTGGGATCGCACCAAATGTGTTATTACCGTTGTTGtaataattcttttttttaatttcactTGAGAAATGAAGCATCATAAAGTGAGATGGACCTTATCTACATGGCAGTTTATGTTCCACATGTTTGCTTCTGAATTTTTCTAGCTGATTTTATTTGCTTACTTTTTATCTTTGCCGAGACAtctaaaagaaaagcaaaaacacAGAACAAGAACAAAATGTTTCCTACTATCAAATTCATCTTCCTTGTCACTACATACACTCTCTTGTTTCCTTCAATTGCATTTGAATCAGAGTCCACAGACCCAATTCCAGCTCCATGGCCTCACCAATTCCACGCAATTACAATCATGAACTACACTCAAGGTCTTAGGAAAGTGGACCTTTGGTACGACTGGCCAAACAAAAGGTACATGCATATAAACCAATACCAATTAGGAAAGACTTTGTATGATGTTGAATGGCAAAATGGTACTTCCTTTTATTTCACTTTGGATTCTACTCAAGAGTGTACTGTTAGGCATTTTCCAGTGGGAATTCTTAGACCTAATTGGCTTGAAGGTTCAAATTATATAGGACAAAGGTACAAGGATGGATTCCTTTGTAATGTTTGGGAAAAAGTTGGTTTCTTACGGTATTACGAGGATGCTGTTACCAAGATTCCTGTTTATTGGCATTTTTATGATGGTAcgcaaatattatttttaaatgtcTTTTAATTTGTTGAATTACGTAGACCATCTATTTTAGGGaagaattgttttttttttttatgcttTATACTTGGGTTATAAATTTTCTGCTAAGACAGACTACTTGTATTAGAAAAAGGACCGTTCTTTTCGATAGTGAAATTAAGAATGAAATTCACTATTTTATGCATATATTCACTACTAATGAGATAAACTTCAATTTCTGACACATTTAAGGTAGTAAGGTTTTTAAGGTTTTGCTACTGGATTTTGCCATTAGAGCACTCTAACCGTTTCTTTAGAATAGACGCTTGTATTCCTGTTGATAAAGAATAGTTTAGTGCACAAAGTATTATGTATTCGTGCAGGGGAAAGTTTAGTTGCATCAGTGAAAGAAGTAGAATTTTCACCAAAGGGgattcaaaaaaatttaaaagtaaatacGCGGAGTTTAGTTCAAAGGGGAAAGTTTAGTTGCATCAGTGAAAGAAGTAAAAAATTTCACCCAATAGTTTTGATTCGAACcctatatttgtcttaaaaattcattaaatgtgcataaatatattattaatttagaaccagTAACTTAAAGTAATTAGAATCTCGAACTTATAAGCTTGAAATTCTGCCTTCATCTCTGTTAATGACTACTTTCACGGCTcgaataggaaaaaaataatcaaaacattCATGTAAGAAACGTAATGTAGCTGTCTTTCTCTCGTGTTCTTTTTTCCCTTATGATAAAGTTTAATGCTTGAAATGTGTGAAACAATGCAGGTTTGGTTGAACATATAATGACATTTGAGGTGGGAAAAGTGCTAGAGGATTCAAAGTGGCAAGCTCCTGCTTAC
Above is a window of Nicotiana tabacum cultivar K326 chromosome 8, ASM71507v2, whole genome shotgun sequence DNA encoding:
- the LOC107793915 gene encoding uncharacterized protein At4g14100, producing the protein MFPTIKFIFLVTTYTLLFPSIAFESESTDPIPAPWPHQFHAITIMNYTQGLRKVDLWYDWPNKRYMHINQYQLGKTLYDVEWQNGTSFYFTLDSTQECTVRHFPVGILRPNWLEGSNYIGQRYKDGFLCNVWEKVGFLRYYEDAVTKIPVYWHFYDGLVEHIMTFEVGKVLEDSKWQAPAYCFKEVKKESRSLLENLMS